The genomic interval gctccagggcttttcctgccACTACAAGccccaagtgctgggtcctgctcccagccccagtgtttgtGTGTTTAATCTAAACAGCCATGGGAAAAGCAGCAGGGAATGATGACAGAATTCCATGGTGCTCCCACAGCCCGCAGCCACTGGCTCCTGTTCAgttcagcccagctctgcctcccaaatGAGGCCTGTGCTTGAGTAAGCTGAACTGGGGCCAAACTGGGGGAAATCAAGTCAGTCCTGTCTCAGGCAGCCTGGAGGAAGTTCCCAGCGAGCGTGGGGCTCTGAGGAAAACAGGGAGAGCGTGGCCGTGTTTTCCTCTGGCTTCTGCTCTGAGCCTCAGGGGAATTTTAGGAAAAACAGGTGTCAGAGGGCTGGAacagcacagggacagacaggaatGTTGGGTGCTGGAAAAGCAAAGATCTGGATGCTCCCAGGAACAGAGATTTGAGTGGATCAGGAGCTGCAATCAGTGCTGCAGATGGAAACATTAAAAGGCCAGGATCTGCTGTCCCTTCCTAAGTCCCTGTTGGGGGATGAACccagcacctggcagggctggaatGCAGAGAAGCCCTTGAGGTTCCTGGGGAGGAGGTGGGGTCCCTCCAGGCTTCCCCACCCTTCCCCAACTCACCTGTGCCTTTCTCCCACAGGGACAAGTTGGCCGAGCTCCACGGGAACATGTTTGTGGAGGAGTGTGTGAAATGTGGGAAGTACGTGAGCCCCGGGGGGAAACTGGGCTGGGATCCCCATCCCAGGGGGAAGCTGGGCTGGggttcccatcccattccaggcCAAGCTGGGCTCTCCAGCCCCTGGTGagcagctctgtccccacaggcagtACGTGCGCGACGCCGTCGTGGGCAGCATGGGGCTCAAGCCCACGGGACGCCTCTGCAGCGTCACCAAGGCCCGGGGGCTGCGGGCCTGCAGGTAGGGATCCCTCCTGGGCTGTGGGATGGGAATGTAGGGATCCCTCCTGAGATCCCTCCTGGGATGTGGGAGGGGGGCATGACCCCACAGCCCCTCAGATTTGGGAGAAGCAGCCCAAGGTGCAGGAGGATCTCTCTGGGTGCTCTCCGTCCCttcagtgtggggacagggagggtgggacaggctctggtcgTTGTTCCCTTTGCTAGGGCAGCTctgttcctgttctcctgccttctccagggaAAACCATGGTCCCTGTGTGTGTTTTGCAGAGGGAAGTTACGAGACACTATTCTGGATTGGGAAGATTCCCTGCCTGACCGTGACCTGACGCTGGCAGATGAAGCCTGCAGGTACTGACACCCTGCTCAGGAGGGGAAcagtcccttcccacccctccatgccctggttctggatttctcctcctccctgcaggAAAGCCGATCTCTCTGTCACCCTGGGGACCTCTCTGCAGATCAAACCCAGCGGGAACCTCCCGTTGATCACCAAGAAGAGAGGAGGGAAGTTGGTCATTGTCAACCTCCAGGCAACCAAACACGTGAGTGAGCTTCCTACAGCACTGCactgctccttccccctcctgtcccctgttCCAGGCCCATCCCAAGTTTGTCCCTGCACGTTGTCCCCTCCCAGGTGGCCTCTCTTAGCAGGCAAACAGGCTGGGAGTCCTGGGTTGGAGGGTTTAAACCTGCAGCTCCTGCTAAACACGTAGAGATGGCAGGTAAATAATAGAATCATGGAAAgggctgggttggaaggaaccttaaagctcatcctgttccctctcccgtgggcagggacagcttccacaatcccaggctgctccaagccttgtccaacctTATCCAGGCAAGTCTTAGGAGCAGAGTAAAAGCTCAGCCTGGAGCCTGCTGTGTCCTCTTGGGGTTTACAGCCTGATGGAAGggccacacacacagagcctgtgGAGGACACGCTCAGTTCCTGCTCAGATATTGGTGCCCCAGTTGTCCAAAGCCTTTAACACCCAGACCTGGCGgttcctgggatgtcaccagagCTCCCTTGTGCCTGTCGcactctgtccctgctctgtccccgctgtgtccccatccccaggtgtgGCTCAGCCCCAGGGCCAGCTCATGTCCCACTGGGAATGACACACGGGGGACatggctgtgtccctgtgagGAGCTGTCTGTCCCCTGAGCCGTGtccctgtgaggagctgctgtccCCTGAGCCGTGTCCCTGTGAGGAGCTGTTGTCCCCTGAGCCGTGTCCCTGTGAGGAGCTGTCTGTCCCCTGAGCCGTGtccctgtgaggagctgctgtcccctgagccgtgtccctgtgaggagctgctgtccCCTGAGCCGTGTCCCTCTGTCCAGGACCGCCAGGCCGACCTGCGCATCCACGGCTACGTGGATGAGGTGATGATGAAGCTGATGaagcacctggggctggaggtgccCGAGTGGACGGGGCCGGTGGTGGTGGAGAGCGCCGAGCTGGCCGAGGgcgagcaggagcagctgcaggggcGGCTCAAGGAGGAGCCCCTGGGGCAGCACAACGGCAGCGCAGCGGCCCCGGAGCGCCTCAAGCAGGAGTGCCCCAGCCCCGACACGGGGCCAACGCCCGTGAAGAAGATGAAGGTGGAGCCTCTCCTCACCTGACCTGGACTGTCCCTGTCTCACCTGGGCTGCTTTTCCTACTACCGACTTTTTTTTATACCCTTAAATATTGTCCCTTTTTTTATGTCAGTATTAAACATACTTGAATTGTGGCTCGCGGAGCAGCTGCACCCGCGGGCCTGAGGAGGGCCTGGCATAGGgaatttcttccctgtgagggtggtgaggccctgggatgggattcccagagaagctgtggctgcccctggatccctggaagtgcccaaggccagggtgaatggggcttggagcaccttggGACAGTGGTAGGTGTCCCtacccagggcaggggtggcactggatgggctttgaggtcccttccaacccaaaccattccatgactctaATTCCATGTCACTTGGTCATGGAAGGGGACTGGAGCTGGCTGGATCCCAGTTGGActcagggctgggagctgtgggaggctgcCCTGGCCCCAGGTCCAGGTTGGGCATGGCCATCTGTCCCCCCACATTTCTGGGCCCCTCATGGCAGCTGGGCTTGAGGTCCCCTGGCCCAGGGCTCCTTGAAACCTTGTGGAGCACCCTCTTTTAAATTACAGCAGGTGGATTTCTTCCAAAATATCTTATATTTAGAGACGAAAATAAAATtctaaaaccaaaaaccaaaacaaaaccaaaacaaaaccaaccagttGCACCACCAGCAGCCAACCAGGGCAGGGCCCCTCCTGCTTCTCAGCCCCATCCTGAGCGACCTCAAGTCCTTTCCACAACTCCCACTGTGCCggggggcaggagcagcccctctCCTCCCAGTAAGGCCAGTGGGAACCGGTCTCCTCTTCCCAGTTCACAGAATCCAAGCAAAGCCAAGCAGGTCCAGCATCCAGAGGCAGATCCCGGAGGGGTCCCCCCGAGGGTGTGTCCTGGAGGGGACGAGGTGCTGGCACCCCGTGGCACCCCCGTGCCCCCTGCTCTGCCTAAAGCTCCTCCGCCGGCTCCAGCACCGCGGGCTCGGACCACGCCAGGGATGCCAGCCCCGGGTGTGGCACGGAGCCATCCCCCGGCACGGCCTCGGCCTGCTCCCCGTGCTCGTGGTGGCTCAGCCCCTCGGTGCCCGATGGCCGCGTGTGGTTCTGGAGGGAGCCTTTGGCCGGGAGTGCTGGGGACGTGTCCTGGAACGCCTCGTGCAGGGTCTCGGGGGTCTCGCGCAGGGGCTCCGACCACAGCGGCTCCGGGGGCTTCTCATCCCCGGCCTGGGGCTGGGTGTGAACCACGCGGGAGGCGGCGGCGTTGTGCAGGGACCTGGAGAAAACTGAGCCCCACGGAGGGTCAgggcctgggccagggccatgAGGGTCTGGCACGGCTctggctcagctcagcacagccctgggacaaccctggcacagcccagctcagccccagctcatCCCTCACCTCGCACGGGCCTGAAGTCGCCGTTTGCCTCAGCCTTGCTGGGGGCGAAGGGGCTGATGGAGGGGAAGACAATGAGGGTGAAGGAGAGCAGCAggacctggggacagaggggacatcacTGAGCACAGCAGGGGAGAGGAACCAGGAGGTGGGTCACAGCTGGTGGCAGACCCAGGAGTGCATCTATTCCTCCATCCCTCCTGGTTCATGTCCTACCAGtgcacatccatccatccatccatccatccatccatccatccatccatccatccatccatccatccatccatccatccatccatatatccatccatccatcatccatccatccatcatccatccatccatcatccattcatccatcctccatccatccatccatccatccatccatccatccatccatccatccatccatccatccatccatccatccctccctccctccctccctccctgcccatctCCCAGGCTTTGGAGGCCCCACGCACCGCCAGGCAGGTCCCTGTCTGTGCTGCCTTGTTGCTCGACTGAACCACCATGGCCTGGAGTTTCTTCAGCTGCTCCAGGAGGGATCTGGGAACAGGGAGAGCCCATGAGCCTCCACGCCAACACTTCCCACCCcgccttgtccccatcccaccctggGAACACCTACGAattctgcttctccaggtgcaggaccttcctctgcagctcctggttCTGAGCCGTGCACGCCAACATCCTgggacagggagagcagcaggggtcaggggacagggctggcagggagcagagtgCCCGGGGTGCCACGCTGGGGGTGTCACCGTGCCCAGgtgaggggctgggctctgtACCTGCTCTCCAGCCCATCGATgtattccttcttcttcttgcggCTCTCCTGGGCCGACTGCTTGTTCCGGATCTTCCTCCGGATCTTCTTCAGCACCCGCTCCTCGTACTGGGGGAGACACGAGGGGTCAGGGccaccagggagggctgggacCCCCCTCCACACCCCCCCAGGGGTCCTGGCACCCACCTTGGTGAGGGGCAGCTGCGTGGGCAGGGTCACCCCCTCCTTCAACAGCAGCTTCTTCTCATCCTCTGTCAGCACCAGCTCCTGGAAGTGGCCCTGGCTGGGCCGGAGCAGGGAGCCAGGAGCCtgtggctgctgtggggacatgcaGTGGTGACACCTTTGGGTGGGGGTCACCCTCCACCTGGCCCAGGGACCCTGGCTGGGACCATGGTGAAGGTGCCTTGGGCCAGGAAGGGACAGGGATCACAGACAAGGACcaggaagggaagggaacaaGTGAGGACAAGGAGGgatagggatgggaatggggatgatcAGGGTGcaggaagggacagggctggggacacggggacagggactcACATTGTCAGAGCTGCCCGAGAGCAGCAGGTCCTTGACGGTGAGGGCACAGGATGCGGGCGGGGGGACCACAGGCGGGTCCTGGCTCTCCTCCAGAAAGAACCCAGGGTGCCACATGTCTGggtgagggcagagcagggctgtcaacagtgctgtgtccccactgtccccagtgtccccactgcaggACCCTCCCCTGCCATGGCCCCTAAAGCAGGGTGACTTGCTGCCCAGTCCAGTGCCCAAACTGTCCCTCTGGTCCTGCCCTAGTGCCCCCCACCACCAGTGtgcccagttcaccccagttcccAATCCCTCCACACTGTCCCTATCTCCTCCCTAGCCCACCAGACCTCCCAGTTCTTCCCAGTTTCCCCCAGGCCCCTCAATGTCCTCACAGTCCCCACTGCTCtcacctccccagtgtccccagtgtccccagtgcccccagcccgcTCCTTTCCCAGTGTGGCTCACCCAGGTCGATGGAGACCTCGGGCTGCAGGACCCCCGACCCCGCCGGGAGGGGCTGGGCCTGGCTCGGCTCAGTGTAGGGGTACAGGACCTCCCGGGGACCCCCGCCGCAGCTCCGGGGGGGGCTGTCGTGCTGGTCAGAGGGGGGGTCCTCGGACACCCCGCTGTCACTGGTGGCCGGGGACCAGCTGGGCGAGTCTGACACCGAGTCCCCAGAGCCCAGCACGGAGCTCAGGAGGTCATTGCTGTCCGGGGCAcgctgtggggacagggcaccATCACCGGGAGCACCGggtgtgacatgccagggctggcacTCAGCAGGGACAGGTGGGGCGGGCTCAGGCCCGGGGCTCACCCTGTCCTGGGGCCAGGCCCCCGGCGGCGTCCCCAGCTCCACCTCGCGCAGGATCCCGTCCTGGACGTCGAAGAGGAGATCCAGCAGGTCCAGGCTCTCGAGGCTGCCCATGCTGGAGGCCATGGCTGTGGGATGGCAGGgtcactgcccagcccaggccCCGTGGTACCCCCCAGAGCCACCCCCACACCAactgcacagccccagggacaccccgagtcgtggggcagctgagagggggcCGGGGAATGTTGGGATTCACCTGGAAAAGCCCTACAGGTGTGGGACAGGATGTGGGGGCTCCAGGCATGGCAGTgccccctgctcctcccagcaGCTGAAGTTCCCAAATCCTCCAGTTTtccacccagagctgcccagccAGGGGGCTCCTCCTGGAGGTGGCTGTGCTGGAAGGGCTGGTTAATCATTCTGGGTGgccaggggaggggaggggactgCGGCCACCGGTCACCCCAGGGAGGGGACTCAGTCCCTCACTGCTACCCCAGGCACTGCTCGAGACCCTGGGCTCAGAGCTGACCACTCACCCAACTGGCCAATCAGCCAACTGACACCCCAACTACCCGAGCAGCTGACCCACTGACCAACTGGTTGACCATTCAGTCAATGAACTGATCAAGAGACAGAACAAATGGTCAACCTGTTGGCCAAATGACCAATGGATGGACTGCCCCAACAACCAGCCCACTGACCAATGGACTGACCAGTCAACTCTCTGCCTGATTGAccgaccaaccaaccaaccaaccaaccaaccaaccaaccaaccaaccaaccaacccaccaCCCACCCAACTGGCTCAAATGTCCTCCAAGCCAGCTGGGGGCAGTTGTCATTACTTGACATTAGTCTGGCCAAGGTGGACACGGTGGTCCTTCACCCTCAATCCTCTCAGAGAACCCTGATGGCCCCATGGGATCTCATTGAGCGGTGGCAGCCAGGACATACCTGAGGGAGATGCCATTGATTGTCCTCTCAGCCCTCTCTGAGCACAGGGAGCGCAGTGGACAACAAGCTGGGCCTTcaccctcttcctcttcctcctcctttatgATTCCCTGACCCGAATGGCAAAGTTTAAACTCCAACTGCACAGAAATAATATCCTAGATTGCAAAATGTCCCAGCCCTGATTGGGGCCGTCAGAGTGAGATGGCagggccaccccggggctggacCCGTAACTCATTAGCCAAATGTTTTTGTGCTCCTCTGCCAAGCGGGGCAggaggggccggggctgctgggCAAAGTCCAGGTGCTATAATTGTCCGTGAACCTTCACCCACTTTTGGGGACAGTTTCCCTTTTTCAGACGTCTCGGCGTTAATCACATTCGATGACTGCTGAGCGCAATATCCGGGGACCTTTGCTTGGGCTCCACCACTTGTGGATTATTCAAAACCACCCTGGGGCCCTGTGGTTCTCCTGGAGAGAGACCGTTGGCAGGGGATGgaggaacagcacacagggaatggctttccagggacagagggcagggatgggagggattttgggaaggaattgatgggagggtgggcaggccctggcacagggtgcccagagcagctgtggctgcccctggatccctggcagtgcccaaggccagggtggacactggggcttggagcagcctgggacagtgggaggtgtccctgcccatgacatgggtggcactggatgtgtttaaattCCATCCCAACCCAGCCCATCCTGGGATTCCGTGAGTCCCTCATGGCTGTCTCAGGTTCACACGCTGCGTCCCCTTCACCCCCCTGCACCGAGGGGCACCGGCCCAGCTGCACCTGCGTGCCCGCAGTGAATGGCAccccgggcacagggacagaggggacagagctgaCTAAGTCTCCGTGTGGCTCAGGCGTGGCGCAGGGACAAGGCCACGGCCCCTTATCGGCCGCCCCACGGCCTCTGCCCGGGCAGGCGGCGGCTGCTCCCCGCTTTATGGCCCCGCCGGGACCGGGCAAAGGGCGCCCGCCCGGTGCCGCCACCCGGGGCCGCTCGGGGCCGTTCCTCAGGAGCCTCGGGGGTCCCGGGGTCTGGATCGGGCATGGAACGGGatgggcagagcaggcaggggctgaggggctgctgcCCGTCGCTGGGTCACTAATTAGTGTTTATTTAATTAACGCTCCGCCCACACTGCCGGCGCCCCTCGGGTGTGGAACCCCGATCACAGCAGCCAACTCCTTCTCCCCCTCAGCGAGATCTCGCGAGACTCCGCTCCGCCGCGCGTTCTTCCAGGCGCACTTAGGCCCCGCCCCCTGTGCCTGCACGGGGCCCCGCCCCTCCGGGCTTTCTGCCCCCACCTCTCGGAGGTCCCGCCTCCATAGGCCCGATCGTGGCCCCGCCCCGCCACCGGCCATGTCCCCGCCCCCAGGCTCGGCCCCGCCCCCGATTGGCCCGCgcaggccccgccccggccccgcccccgcgcgcCCCCGCGCCCGGCCGcgcccccccggccccgcaggcgcggcccggcccggccatgCCGGCCAAGAGGAAGCCGGTGCTGCCCGCCCTCAACATCGCCCCCAGCGCCGCCGAGGGGCCCAGCCCCGACGGCTCCGCAGAGTGAGTCAGGCCCGGCCGGGACCGCCCCGGCAGGGGGGCTGGGCCTGGGGGGGACACCGGGCCCGGGCAGAGCGGGGAGGCCGGGACAGAGCGGGCACCGGGCCCTGGGGGGTcggggcacggcgggcacggggcgTGGGGGGGGCCGGGGAAGGCCTGGAGGAGCCGGGACGGGTTTGGAGAGGCCTGGGAAGGTCtgaggggggagctgggacaggctcGGGGGGACCGGGGCAGGTGTGGGGGaaccgggccaggcctgggggGCTGGATGGGCCCGGGGTGGGGCAGCTGAGGGTCAGGGAGGCAGAGCCGGGggacaaggctgagggctgggagggcaGGTGCGGATGGCAGGGGCAGGGGGAGGCTGTTCTGCCCCCCCGGTTCGCAGGGACAGCTCAGGCCCGGGGGGTGCCGTGCTAAGGTACAGGAGGGAAACGGGCCTGGAGATCCggcctggagctgggatgggcacccgggggctgggggggacgtggggcagcactgggggctcgGCAGGTGGGAGATGTGGGGTGAGAGGCGGTGGAGGGGGGTACGAGGGGTGGAAGGGATGGGTGAGACCCTCCCGACACGTCCCAGTGTGGCTGAggggggacagggggtggcagcAAATGGGacggagcagctggagctggcacgGGCGGCGGGGGctcggcagctgctgctggggcagcacagacCCCCCTTTGTGCtcaggatttggggtgggggtgTAGCAGCGCTGCGGGACCCCACGGAGAGCCCCTCTCATGTTACACACCAAAGCCAAGTTTGGCTCCCCGGGACAGAGAGCAgcatctgctgctgcctctgtaaGGGCCCAAGGATTCTTCCTGTTCCTTGGCTCTCCCAAAACACCTGActgctccccagctcctctccagaggggctgtgtgtgctgggcagggatTTCTCCAGCTCTCCCTGTCCAGGTGATCCCATTGTGGGGGCTCAGGACATGTCAGGGGATGATTTTTCCATCATTTCCTAAGAGCTGCACCCTCCTTTCCCTGGTGCTGAGCatctcccatctcctcctccccTCTCCAGGGCTAACCTGGTGGACCTGCAGAAgaagctggaggagctggagctggatgaGCAGCAGAAGAAGCGCCTGGAAGCTTTCCTGACACAGAAAGCCAAAGTGGGGGAGCTGAAGGACGATGACTTCGAGAGGATCTGCGAGCTGGGCGCTGGCAATGGCGGCGTGGTCACCAAAGTGCAGCACAAACCCTCAGGGCTCGTTATGGCACGGAAGGTAACGAGGGGCTGGGAATGCTGGGGGGCACCTGGAGCTCTCCATGGCCCGGGGAGGACTGGCTTTGGTTGGATTCTCTCTGCATTTGCACCTTCACCACCTCACCGTGGTCAGGAGCAgaggcctggctgctcccagatggAGCTGTCTCCTTTTGGAGAGGCTGCACTCCCAGTGACAGATCCCTGGGCTCTGGAAAAcagcagtttatttttttttttccccagttctgaTGGACAAAGTGAGTGGAATTGGCTCTCCTGAGGATTGTAGGTCAGGACCAAGGAAGTGGCAGTGGGAAGGATGGGTTTGGCACACACGTCCCTCATTCCTCAGCCCCATTTATCTCATTCCAAGCAGGGACAGAGGTTCCCCAGACAGAGGTTCCTCTCAGACTTGGCTCCATTGGGAACATC from Melospiza melodia melodia isolate bMelMel2 chromosome 7, bMelMel2.pri, whole genome shotgun sequence carries:
- the SIRT6 gene encoding NAD-dependent protein deacylase sirtuin-6 isoform X3, which translates into the protein MAVNYAAGLSPYSDKGKCGLPEIFDPPEELERKVQELAELIRSSSHVVFHTGAGISTASGIPDFRGPNGVWTMEEKGLSPKFDTTFENARPSKTHMALLGLQRVGILKFLVSQNVDGLHVRSGFPRDKLAELHGNMFVEECVKCGKQYVRDAVVGSMGLKPTGRLCSVTKARGLRACRGKLRDTILDWEDSLPDRDLTLADEACRKADLSVTLGTSLQIKPSGNLPLITKKRGGKLVIVNLQATKHVASLSRQTGWESWVGGFKPAAPAKHVEMAGPPGRPAHPRLRG
- the CREB3L3 gene encoding cyclic AMP-responsive element-binding protein 3-like protein 3 isoform X1, with amino-acid sequence MINQPFQHSHLQEEPPGWAALGGKLEDLGTSAAGRSRGHCHAWSPHILSHTCRAFPAMASSMGSLESLDLLDLLFDVQDGILREVELGTPPGAWPQDRRAPDSNDLLSSVLGSGDSVSDSPSWSPATSDSGVSEDPPSDQHDSPPRSCGGGPREVLYPYTEPSQAQPLPAGSGVLQPEVSIDLDMWHPGFFLEESQDPPVVPPPASCALTVKDLLLSGSSDNQPQAPGSLLRPSQGHFQELVLTEDEKKLLLKEGVTLPTQLPLTKYEERVLKKIRRKIRNKQSAQESRKKKKEYIDGLESRMLACTAQNQELQRKVLHLEKQNSSLLEQLKKLQAMVVQSSNKAAQTGTCLAVLLLSFTLIVFPSISPFAPSKAEANGDFRPVRVFSRSLHNAAASRVVHTQPQAGDEKPPEPLWSEPLRETPETLHEAFQDTSPALPAKGSLQNHTRPSGTEGLSHHEHGEQAEAVPGDGSVPHPGLASLAWSEPAVLEPAEEL
- the SIRT6 gene encoding NAD-dependent protein deacylase sirtuin-6 isoform X2 produces the protein MSSAPPKDGAPEPELSLAALPRGPNGVWTMEEKGLSPKFDTTFENARPSKTHMALLGLQRVGILKFLVSQNVDGLHVRSGFPRDKLAELHGNMFVEECVKCGKQYVRDAVVGSMGLKPTGRLCSVTKARGLRACRGKLRDTILDWEDSLPDRDLTLADEACRKADLSVTLGTSLQIKPSGNLPLITKKRGGKLVIVNLQATKHDRQADLRIHGYVDEVMMKLMKHLGLEVPEWTGPVVVESAELAEGEQEQLQGRLKEEPLGQHNGSAAAPERLKQECPSPDTGPTPVKKMKVEPLLT
- the CREB3L3 gene encoding cyclic AMP-responsive element-binding protein 3-like protein 3 isoform X2, with translation MASPSAMASSMGSLESLDLLDLLFDVQDGILREVELGTPPGAWPQDRRAPDSNDLLSSVLGSGDSVSDSPSWSPATSDSGVSEDPPSDQHDSPPRSCGGGPREVLYPYTEPSQAQPLPAGSGVLQPEVSIDLDMWHPGFFLEESQDPPVVPPPASCALTVKDLLLSGSSDNQPQAPGSLLRPSQGHFQELVLTEDEKKLLLKEGVTLPTQLPLTKYEERVLKKIRRKIRNKQSAQESRKKKKEYIDGLESRMLACTAQNQELQRKVLHLEKQNSSLLEQLKKLQAMVVQSSNKAAQTGTCLAVLLLSFTLIVFPSISPFAPSKAEANGDFRPVRVFSRSLHNAAASRVVHTQPQAGDEKPPEPLWSEPLRETPETLHEAFQDTSPALPAKGSLQNHTRPSGTEGLSHHEHGEQAEAVPGDGSVPHPGLASLAWSEPAVLEPAEEL
- the SIRT6 gene encoding NAD-dependent protein deacylase sirtuin-6 isoform X1, translated to MAVNYAAGLSPYSDKGKCGLPEIFDPPEELERKVQELAELIRSSSHVVFHTGAGISTASGIPDFRGPNGVWTMEEKGLSPKFDTTFENARPSKTHMALLGLQRVGILKFLVSQNVDGLHVRSGFPRDKLAELHGNMFVEECVKCGKQYVRDAVVGSMGLKPTGRLCSVTKARGLRACRGKLRDTILDWEDSLPDRDLTLADEACRKADLSVTLGTSLQIKPSGNLPLITKKRGGKLVIVNLQATKHDRQADLRIHGYVDEVMMKLMKHLGLEVPEWTGPVVVESAELAEGEQEQLQGRLKEEPLGQHNGSAAAPERLKQECPSPDTGPTPVKKMKVEPLLT